From a region of the Odontesthes bonariensis isolate fOdoBon6 chromosome 4, fOdoBon6.hap1, whole genome shotgun sequence genome:
- the acsl1a gene encoding long-chain-fatty-acid--CoA ligase 1a isoform X1 yields MQAQEVLRQLRIPELDEVRQYVRGFPTNALMGMGAFAAITTYWFATRPKALKPPCDLGMQSLEMPGGENARRSVLNSSDEHMTHYYNDARTIYEVFQRGLRVSNNGPCLGSRKPNQPYEWQSYREVVDRAENIGSALLHRGQSHTGDKYVGIFSQNRPEWTISELACYTYSLVAVPLYDTLGTEAIGYIIEKAAMSTVICDVPEKAQMILDCVAGQGKTVKTIILMEAFDSDLLTRGKESGIEILSLKDVEALGKANHQKPVPPKPDDLAIVCFTSGTTGNPKGAMLTHGNIISNTAAFIKITEGILKPTSKDALISFLPLAHMFERVVEGVILIHGARIGYFQGDIRLLMDDLKMLQPTVFPVVPRLLNRMFDKVFSQANTPLKRWLLDFAFRRKESELKNGVVRKDSMWDKLIFKKVQASLGGRVRLMITGAAPVSPTILTFLRAALGCQFYEGYGQTECTAGCSMSMPGDWTAGHVGPPLPCNYIKLVDVAEMNYLAANGEGEVCVKGPNVFKGYLKDPEKSAEAIDQDGWLHTGDIGKWLPNGTLKVIDRKKHIFKLAQGEYIAPEKIETVYNRSDPVAQIFVHGDSLQACLVGIVVPDQDFLPMWAKKKGFEGSYSELCTNKDVKAAILEDMLNLGKEAGLKSFEQVRDIGMHTEMFSVQNGLLTPTLKAKRTEIRNRFREQIDELYARIKM; encoded by the exons ATGCAGGCTCAGGAAGTCCTGAGACAGCTGCGGATTCCCGAGCTGGATGAGGTTCGGCAATATGTCCGAGGCTTTCCCACAAATGCGCTCATGGGTATGGGTGCCTTCGCTGCCATCACTACGTACTGGTTTGCCACCCGACCAAAAGCCCTCAAACCGCCGTGTGATCTTGGAATGCAGTCGTTGGAAATGCCA GGTGGAGAAAATGCCAGAAGATCAGTGCTGAACAGCAGCGACGAGCACATGACGCACTACTACAACGATGCACGCACAATATACGAGGTGTTCCAACGAGGACTCAGAGTATCAA ATAATGGACCTTGTCTCGGATCGAGGAAACCAAACCAACCGTATGAGTGGCAGTCTTATAGAGAG GTGGTAGACAGAGCAGAGAACATTGGATCCGCCCTCCTTCATAGAGGACAGTCTCACACAGGAGACAAATATGTTGGCATCTTTTCCCAGAACAGGCCAGAG TGGACCATTTCAGAGCTGGCCTGTTACACATACTCCTTGGTGGCTGTCCCACTTTATGACACACTCGGCACAGAGGCTATTGGCTACATTATTGAAaaag CTGCCATGTCCACCGTGATCTGCGACGTGCCTGAAAAGGCTCAGATGATTCTGGACTGCGTAGCTGGACAAGGGAAAACAGTAAAGACGATCATTCTCATGGAGGCTTTTGACAGTGATCTGCTGACCCGGGGAAAGGAGAGTGGCATTGAGATTCTGAGTTTAAAGGATGTTGAG gctTTGGGTAAAGCTAACCATCAGAAACCAGTG CCTCCAAAACCAGACGACCTCGCGATTGTCTGCTTCACATCTGGAACTACCG GAAACCCTAAAGGTGCAATGCTTACTCATGGAAATATCATCTCTAACACCGCAGCTTTCATTAAAATAACTGAg GGCATACTGAAACCCACCAGCAAAGACGCACTCATCTCCTTCCTCCCTCTGGCACATATGTTTGAGAGGGTGGTGGAG gGTGTAATCCTCATCCACGGGGCGCGAATAGGCTACTTCCAAGGGGACATTCGACTCCTGATGGACGATctgaaaatgctgcagccaaCAGTCTTTCCCGTCGTCCCTCGTCTCCTCAACCGCATGTTTGACAAA GTCTTTAGTCAGGCCAACACACCACTGAAAAGATGGCTCCTGGATTTTGCCTTCAGAAGAAAAGAGTCTGAGCTTAAAAACGGAGTGGTCAGAAAGGACAGCATGTGGGACAAACTCATCTTCAAAAAAGTACAG gCGAGTCTGGGCGGTCGTGTGAGGCTTATGATCACAGGGGCAGCCCCCGTGTCCCCAACAATCCTCACTTTCCTTCGAGCTGCTCTCGGCTGTCAG TTCTACGAAGGCTATGGTCAGACAGAATGTACAGCTGGATGCTCCATGTCAATGCCTGGAGACTGGACAGCAG GTCACGTCGGGCCTCCTCTACCCTGCAACTACATAAAACTTGTTGATGTAGCAGAAATGAATTACCTGGCAGCCAATGGAGAGGGAGAG GTGTGTGTCAAAGGACCAAATGTATTCAAGGGTTACTTGAAAGACCCCGAGAAATCAGCCGAGGCGATCGACCAGGACGGATGGCTGCACACGGGAGACATTGGGAAATGGCTTCCT AATGGCACTCTGAAGGTCATTGATAGAAAGAAACACATTTTCAAGCTGGCACAAGGAGAGTACATCGCCCCGGAGAAAATAGAAACCGTTTATAATCGCAGCGATCCGGTGGCCCAGATATTTGTTCATGGTGACAGCTTACAG GCGTGCTTGGTGGGGATTGTGGTACCCGATCAAGACTTTTTACCTATGTGGGCCAAGAAAAAAGGGTTTGAAGGTTCCTACTCTGAGCTGTGCACTAACAAG GATGTgaaggcagccattttggaGGACATGCTGAATTTGGGCAAAGAAGCAGGACTCAAGTCTTTTGAACAG GTGAGAGATATCGGGATGCACACCGAGATGTTTTCTGTGCAGAATGGCCTGCTGACGCCCACCCTGAAGGCCAAGAGGACCGAGATTCGAAACCGCTTCAGAGAACAGATCGATGAACTTTACGCCAGGATTAAGATGTGA
- the acsl1a gene encoding long-chain-fatty-acid--CoA ligase 1a isoform X2, translating into MQAQEVLRQLRIPELDEVRQYVRGFPTNALMGMGAFAAITTYWFATRPKALKPPCDLGMQSLEMPGGENARRSVLNSSDEHMTHYYNDARTIYEVFQRGLRVSNNGPCLGSRKPNQPYEWQSYREVVDRAENIGSALLHRGQSHTGDKYVGIFSQNRPEWTISELACYTYSLVAVPLYDTLGTEAIGYIIEKAAMSTVICDVPEKAQMILDCVAGQGKTVKTIILMEAFDSDLLTRGKESGIEILSLKDVEALGKANHQKPVPPKPDDLAIVCFTSGTTGNPKGAMLTHGNIISNTAAFIKITEVHSMLNLHDIHVSYLPLAHMFERVVQGVILIHGARIGYFQGDIRLLMDDLKMLQPTVFPVVPRLLNRMFDKVFSQANTPLKRWLLDFAFRRKESELKNGVVRKDSMWDKLIFKKVQASLGGRVRLMITGAAPVSPTILTFLRAALGCQFYEGYGQTECTAGCSMSMPGDWTAGHVGPPLPCNYIKLVDVAEMNYLAANGEGEVCVKGPNVFKGYLKDPEKSAEAIDQDGWLHTGDIGKWLPNGTLKVIDRKKHIFKLAQGEYIAPEKIETVYNRSDPVAQIFVHGDSLQACLVGIVVPDQDFLPMWAKKKGFEGSYSELCTNKDVKAAILEDMLNLGKEAGLKSFEQVRDIGMHTEMFSVQNGLLTPTLKAKRTEIRNRFREQIDELYARIKM; encoded by the exons ATGCAGGCTCAGGAAGTCCTGAGACAGCTGCGGATTCCCGAGCTGGATGAGGTTCGGCAATATGTCCGAGGCTTTCCCACAAATGCGCTCATGGGTATGGGTGCCTTCGCTGCCATCACTACGTACTGGTTTGCCACCCGACCAAAAGCCCTCAAACCGCCGTGTGATCTTGGAATGCAGTCGTTGGAAATGCCA GGTGGAGAAAATGCCAGAAGATCAGTGCTGAACAGCAGCGACGAGCACATGACGCACTACTACAACGATGCACGCACAATATACGAGGTGTTCCAACGAGGACTCAGAGTATCAA ATAATGGACCTTGTCTCGGATCGAGGAAACCAAACCAACCGTATGAGTGGCAGTCTTATAGAGAG GTGGTAGACAGAGCAGAGAACATTGGATCCGCCCTCCTTCATAGAGGACAGTCTCACACAGGAGACAAATATGTTGGCATCTTTTCCCAGAACAGGCCAGAG TGGACCATTTCAGAGCTGGCCTGTTACACATACTCCTTGGTGGCTGTCCCACTTTATGACACACTCGGCACAGAGGCTATTGGCTACATTATTGAAaaag CTGCCATGTCCACCGTGATCTGCGACGTGCCTGAAAAGGCTCAGATGATTCTGGACTGCGTAGCTGGACAAGGGAAAACAGTAAAGACGATCATTCTCATGGAGGCTTTTGACAGTGATCTGCTGACCCGGGGAAAGGAGAGTGGCATTGAGATTCTGAGTTTAAAGGATGTTGAG gctTTGGGTAAAGCTAACCATCAGAAACCAGTG CCTCCAAAACCAGACGACCTCGCGATTGTCTGCTTCACATCTGGAACTACCG GAAACCCTAAAGGTGCAATGCTTACTCATGGAAATATCATCTCTAACACCGCAGCTTTCATTAAAATAACTGAg GTACACAGCATGCTGAACCTCCATGATATTCATGTATCCTATCTCCCCCTAGCTCACATGTTTGAGAGGGTTGTGCAG gGTGTAATCCTCATCCACGGGGCGCGAATAGGCTACTTCCAAGGGGACATTCGACTCCTGATGGACGATctgaaaatgctgcagccaaCAGTCTTTCCCGTCGTCCCTCGTCTCCTCAACCGCATGTTTGACAAA GTCTTTAGTCAGGCCAACACACCACTGAAAAGATGGCTCCTGGATTTTGCCTTCAGAAGAAAAGAGTCTGAGCTTAAAAACGGAGTGGTCAGAAAGGACAGCATGTGGGACAAACTCATCTTCAAAAAAGTACAG gCGAGTCTGGGCGGTCGTGTGAGGCTTATGATCACAGGGGCAGCCCCCGTGTCCCCAACAATCCTCACTTTCCTTCGAGCTGCTCTCGGCTGTCAG TTCTACGAAGGCTATGGTCAGACAGAATGTACAGCTGGATGCTCCATGTCAATGCCTGGAGACTGGACAGCAG GTCACGTCGGGCCTCCTCTACCCTGCAACTACATAAAACTTGTTGATGTAGCAGAAATGAATTACCTGGCAGCCAATGGAGAGGGAGAG GTGTGTGTCAAAGGACCAAATGTATTCAAGGGTTACTTGAAAGACCCCGAGAAATCAGCCGAGGCGATCGACCAGGACGGATGGCTGCACACGGGAGACATTGGGAAATGGCTTCCT AATGGCACTCTGAAGGTCATTGATAGAAAGAAACACATTTTCAAGCTGGCACAAGGAGAGTACATCGCCCCGGAGAAAATAGAAACCGTTTATAATCGCAGCGATCCGGTGGCCCAGATATTTGTTCATGGTGACAGCTTACAG GCGTGCTTGGTGGGGATTGTGGTACCCGATCAAGACTTTTTACCTATGTGGGCCAAGAAAAAAGGGTTTGAAGGTTCCTACTCTGAGCTGTGCACTAACAAG GATGTgaaggcagccattttggaGGACATGCTGAATTTGGGCAAAGAAGCAGGACTCAAGTCTTTTGAACAG GTGAGAGATATCGGGATGCACACCGAGATGTTTTCTGTGCAGAATGGCCTGCTGACGCCCACCCTGAAGGCCAAGAGGACCGAGATTCGAAACCGCTTCAGAGAACAGATCGATGAACTTTACGCCAGGATTAAGATGTGA
- the primpol gene encoding DNA-directed primase/polymerase protein isoform X2, translated as MSKWGDRLKKVERLAQSFQLNPLTTPYKPRLWPCQPSSIWKFFHRQSMAIGFALSCKEAVHVFALEKEKALEGQRIYLVTSYCELWHYYRTYTQSLMHCYEVIPEGAVCKLYFDLEFHKPSNEGCDGNSMVSLLIQYVCDRLMEVYGIECSAENVLNLDSSTEEKFSRHLIFILQNAAFKDNIHVGRFIHAILQPVLNKAKSESCLDEGMNSLTESGETGRTHVDPESNPPKAAGTAESPQKKKRKREERDLGFLRVKKKDGHDCLFVDLGVYTKNRNFRLYKSSKVGKNAAFTVAEDNKFPAKPEKGISAEECVFLASLVCNVSFTGQRILTWDVPETHESKSSAPLCQQGSASCPDTFSGCTSSPHQEVDRFVSTLVRKNGIQGSIRRWNYFAAEQLLVYDIAKYRWCQNVQRFHKSNNIMIVVDFKEEVWYQKCHDPDCRNFRSSSCPLPQEICVSYILTLDEEDQAYLMDDTGNFELSQAPNQAPQSRTRPVGESPDEWGDEQDDQEYLETLDGFEQNGGEISDQLLLTCMEDFDS; from the exons ATGAGCAAGTGGGGCGACCGATTGAAGAAGGTTGAGCGGCTTGCTCAGTCGTTCCAGCTGAATCCTCTGACGACACCCTACAAACCTCGACTGTGGCCGTGCCAGCCTTCCTCCATATGGAAATTCTTCCATCGTCAAAGTATGGCCATCGGCTTTGCTCTGAGCTGCAAAGAG gCTGTTCACGTTTTTGcacttgagaaagaaaaagccctGGAGGGTCAACGGATATACCTGGTGACCAGTTACTGCGAGCTGTGGCATTACTACAG GACTTACACCCAGTCCTTGATGCACTGCTATGAGGTGATCCCAGAGGGTGCTGTCTGTAAGCTTTACTTTGACTTGGAGTTCCACAAACCTTCAAACGAAGGCTGCGATGGGAACTCTATGGTGTCTTTGCTTATCCAG TACGTCTGCGACAGGTTAATGGAGGTTTATGGGATCGAATGCTCTGCGGAAAACGTCCTCAACCTTGACTCCAGCACAGAGGAGAAATTCAGCCGACATCTTATCTTCATCCTCCAAAATGCTGCCTTCAAAGACAACATACATGTTG GAAGGTTCATCCATGCGATCCTTCAGCCCGTCCTGAACAAAGCCAAAAGTGAAAGCTGCCTGGATGAAGGGATGAATTCACTGACCGAAAGCGGTGAAACtgg TAGAACGCATGTCGATCCTGAGAGCAATCCACCAAAGGCAGCTGGGACGGCCGAGAGTCCGCAGAAGAAGAAGCGTAAGCGTGAAGAGAGAGACCTCGGCTTCCTGCGGGTGAAAAAGAAGGACGGCCACGACTGTCTCTTTGTTGATCTTG GCGTCTACACAAAGAACAGAAATTTCCGGCTGTACAAGTCCTCAAAAGTGGGGAAGAACGCCGCGTTCACTGTGGCAGAAGACAACAAGTTTCCTGCCAAGCCCGAGAAGGGAATTTCtgcagaggaatgtgtttttctggCATCATTGGTGTGTAATGTGAG TTTCACAGGTCAGAGAATTCTTACGTGGGATGTCCCAGAAACGCACGAATCTAAATCCTCTGCACCTCTTTGTCAGCAGGGATCGGCTTCCTGTCCAG ACACGTTTTCTGGCTGCACGTCATCCCCTCACCAAGAGGTCGACAGATTTGTGTCAACCTTGGTTAGAAAGAATGGGATCCAAGGAA GCATAAGAAGATGGAACTACTTtgctgcagagcagctcctcgTCTACGACATTGCCAAATACCGCTGGTGCCAAAATGTGCAGCGGTTTCATAAAAGCAACAACATCAT GATTGTTGTGGATTTTAAAGAGGAAGTCTGGTATCAGAAGTGTCACGATCCTGACTGCAGGAACTTCAGGTCCTCAA GTTGTCCATTGCCACAGGAGATCTGTGTCAGCTACATCCTGACACtg GATGAGGAGGATCAGGCTTATTTAATGGACGACACCGGCAACTTTGAACTCAGCCAGGCACCAAACCAGGCCCCGCAGAGCAGAACGCGTCCAGTGGGGGAGAGTCCTGACGAGTGGGGGGATGAACAGGATGACCAGGAATATTTAGAGACTCTGGATGGCTTTGAACAAAACGGCGGGGAAATCTCAGACCAACTTCTGCTCACATGTATGGAGGACTTTGATTCCTAG
- the primpol gene encoding DNA-directed primase/polymerase protein isoform X1, whose product MHCYEVIPEGAVCKLYFDLEFHKPSNEGCDGNSMVSLLIQYVCDRLMEVYGIECSAENVLNLDSSTEEKFSRHLIFILQNAAFKDNIHVGRFIHAILQPVLNKAKSESCLDEGMNSLTESGETGTHVDPESNPPKAAGTAESPQKKKRKREERDLGFLRVKKKDGHDCLFVDLGVYTKNRNFRLYKSSKVGKNAAFTVAEDNKFPAKPEKGISAEECVFLASLVCNVSFTGQRILTWDVPETHESKSSAPLCQQGSASCPDTFSGCTSSPHQEVDRFVSTLVRKNGIQGSIRRWNYFAAEQLLVYDIAKYRWCQNVQRFHKSNNIMIVVDFKEEVWYQKCHDPDCRNFRSSSCPLPQEICVSYILTLDEEDQAYLMDDTGNFELSQAPNQAPQSRTRPVGESPDEWGDEQDDQEYLETLDGFEQNGGEISDQLLLTCMEDFDS is encoded by the exons ATGCACTGCTATGAGGTGATCCCAGAGGGTGCTGTCTGTAAGCTTTACTTTGACTTGGAGTTCCACAAACCTTCAAACGAAGGCTGCGATGGGAACTCTATGGTGTCTTTGCTTATCCAG TACGTCTGCGACAGGTTAATGGAGGTTTATGGGATCGAATGCTCTGCGGAAAACGTCCTCAACCTTGACTCCAGCACAGAGGAGAAATTCAGCCGACATCTTATCTTCATCCTCCAAAATGCTGCCTTCAAAGACAACATACATGTTG GAAGGTTCATCCATGCGATCCTTCAGCCCGTCCTGAACAAAGCCAAAAGTGAAAGCTGCCTGGATGAAGGGATGAATTCACTGACCGAAAGCGGTGAAACtgg AACGCATGTCGATCCTGAGAGCAATCCACCAAAGGCAGCTGGGACGGCCGAGAGTCCGCAGAAGAAGAAGCGTAAGCGTGAAGAGAGAGACCTCGGCTTCCTGCGGGTGAAAAAGAAGGACGGCCACGACTGTCTCTTTGTTGATCTTG GCGTCTACACAAAGAACAGAAATTTCCGGCTGTACAAGTCCTCAAAAGTGGGGAAGAACGCCGCGTTCACTGTGGCAGAAGACAACAAGTTTCCTGCCAAGCCCGAGAAGGGAATTTCtgcagaggaatgtgtttttctggCATCATTGGTGTGTAATGTGAG TTTCACAGGTCAGAGAATTCTTACGTGGGATGTCCCAGAAACGCACGAATCTAAATCCTCTGCACCTCTTTGTCAGCAGGGATCGGCTTCCTGTCCAG ACACGTTTTCTGGCTGCACGTCATCCCCTCACCAAGAGGTCGACAGATTTGTGTCAACCTTGGTTAGAAAGAATGGGATCCAAGGAA GCATAAGAAGATGGAACTACTTtgctgcagagcagctcctcgTCTACGACATTGCCAAATACCGCTGGTGCCAAAATGTGCAGCGGTTTCATAAAAGCAACAACATCAT GATTGTTGTGGATTTTAAAGAGGAAGTCTGGTATCAGAAGTGTCACGATCCTGACTGCAGGAACTTCAGGTCCTCAA GTTGTCCATTGCCACAGGAGATCTGTGTCAGCTACATCCTGACACtg GATGAGGAGGATCAGGCTTATTTAATGGACGACACCGGCAACTTTGAACTCAGCCAGGCACCAAACCAGGCCCCGCAGAGCAGAACGCGTCCAGTGGGGGAGAGTCCTGACGAGTGGGGGGATGAACAGGATGACCAGGAATATTTAGAGACTCTGGATGGCTTTGAACAAAACGGCGGGGAAATCTCAGACCAACTTCTGCTCACATGTATGGAGGACTTTGATTCCTAG